One Edaphobacter flagellatus genomic region harbors:
- the rplB gene encoding 50S ribosomal protein L2 gives MPIKSFRPITPSLRFATKLVNDDLTTDKPHKPLLAVKQRTGGRNSTGALTIRHHGGGHKKKLRLIDFKRDKYGIPATVTTIEYDPNRSSRIALVSYADGEKRYILQPIGLKVGQKIMSGPEADILVGNALPLKNIPVGTIVHNIELRPGKGAQMARSAGAQVNLVAKEGDYALLKLPSGETRKVLIECMATIGQVGNTDHENVTIGKAGRNRWKGIRPANRGVSMNPVDHPHGGGEGKTSGGRHPVTPWGQPTRGYKTRNNKRTDVFIVNRRTK, from the coding sequence ATGCCGATCAAATCATTTCGACCGATTACTCCATCACTCCGCTTCGCAACGAAGCTGGTAAATGATGACCTGACGACGGACAAGCCGCATAAGCCGCTGCTCGCCGTAAAGCAGCGCACCGGCGGCCGCAACTCGACGGGCGCGCTGACTATCCGCCACCACGGTGGAGGCCACAAGAAGAAGCTGCGCCTGATTGACTTCAAGCGCGATAAATACGGAATCCCGGCCACGGTGACCACGATCGAATACGATCCGAACCGCAGCAGCCGCATCGCGTTGGTCAGCTATGCTGACGGCGAGAAGCGCTACATCCTGCAGCCCATCGGATTGAAGGTTGGCCAGAAGATCATGAGTGGCCCCGAGGCCGACATTCTGGTTGGCAATGCTCTTCCGCTGAAGAACATTCCGGTTGGTACGATCGTGCACAACATCGAGTTGCGTCCTGGCAAGGGCGCGCAGATGGCACGCTCGGCTGGAGCGCAGGTGAACCTGGTTGCCAAGGAAGGCGACTATGCGTTGCTGAAGCTGCCCTCCGGTGAGACCCGCAAGGTGCTCATTGAGTGCATGGCGACCATTGGACAGGTGGGCAACACCGATCACGAGAACGTGACGATCGGCAAGGCAGGCCGTAACCGCTGGAAGGGCATTCGTCCGGCGAACCGCGGCGTCTCGATGAACCCGGTCGATCATCCGCATGGCGGTGGTGAGGGTAAGACCTCGGGCGGACGTCATCCGGTAACGCCGTGGGGCCAGCCAACGCGCGGCTACAAGACACGCAACAACAAGCGGACCGATGTGTTCATCGTCAACCGCCGTACCAAGTAA
- the rpsS gene encoding 30S ribosomal protein S19, translating into MARSTKKGPFIDDHLMTKITVMNQANDKKVLRTWSRRSTIHPDFVGHTIAVHNGRKFIPVYVTENMVGHKLGEFAATRTFKGHSAKTETAAKPK; encoded by the coding sequence ATGGCACGTTCTACGAAAAAGGGTCCATTTATTGATGACCACCTCATGACCAAGATTACGGTCATGAACCAGGCGAACGACAAGAAAGTTCTTCGTACCTGGTCGCGCCGTTCGACGATCCATCCGGACTTCGTCGGCCACACGATTGCCGTGCACAACGGCCGTAAGTTCATCCCGGTGTATGTGACCGAAAACATGGTCGGTCACAAGCTCGGCGAGTTCGCGGCGACGCGCACCTTCAAGGGCCACTCGGCAAAGACCGAGACTGCG